In the Leptotrichia sp. oral taxon 847 genome, one interval contains:
- the tuf gene encoding elongation factor Tu, which translates to MAKAKFDRSKPHVNIGTIGHVDHGKTTLTAAISKVLSDKGLAEKVDFENIDQAPEERERGITINTAHIEYETAKRHYAHVDCPGHADYVKNMITGAAQMDGAILVVSAADGPMPQTREHILLARQVGVPYIVVFLNKVDMVDDEELLELVEMEVRELLNEYGFPGDDVPIIAGSALGALNGEAKWVEKIMELMDAVDTYIPTPERPIDQPFLMPIEDVFTITGRGTVVTGRVERGVVKVGEEVEIVGIKPTSKTTVTGVEMFRKLLDSGQAGDNIGALLRGTKKEEVERGQVLAKPGTITPHTGFKSEVYVLTKDEGGRHTPFFTGYKPQFYFRTTDITGEVKLPEGVEMVMPGDNIEMTVELIHPIAMEEGLRFAIREGGRTVASGVVATITK; encoded by the coding sequence ATGGCAAAAGCTAAATTTGACAGAAGTAAACCACACGTAAACATAGGAACAATTGGTCACGTAGACCACGGAAAAACTACTTTGACAGCAGCAATTTCAAAAGTGTTGTCTGATAAAGGGCTTGCAGAAAAAGTTGATTTTGAAAATATCGACCAAGCTCCTGAAGAAAGAGAAAGAGGAATCACAATTAACACAGCTCATATTGAGTATGAAACAGCAAAAAGACACTACGCACACGTAGACTGTCCAGGACATGCGGATTATGTAAAAAATATGATTACAGGAGCAGCTCAGATGGATGGAGCAATCCTAGTAGTATCAGCAGCTGATGGACCAATGCCTCAAACAAGAGAACATATCCTACTAGCAAGACAGGTTGGAGTACCTTATATTGTAGTATTCTTAAACAAAGTTGATATGGTAGACGACGAAGAATTACTAGAATTGGTAGAAATGGAAGTAAGAGAATTATTAAATGAATACGGATTCCCAGGAGATGATGTACCAATAATAGCTGGATCAGCATTAGGAGCATTAAATGGGGAAGCAAAATGGGTAGAAAAAATAATGGAATTAATGGATGCGGTAGATACATATATTCCGACACCAGAAAGACCAATTGACCAACCATTCCTTATGCCGATTGAAGATGTGTTCACAATTACAGGAAGAGGAACAGTAGTAACAGGAAGAGTAGAAAGAGGAGTAGTAAAAGTTGGGGAAGAAGTGGAAATAGTAGGAATCAAACCGACTTCAAAAACTACAGTAACAGGAGTGGAAATGTTCAGAAAGTTATTGGATTCAGGACAAGCTGGAGATAATATAGGAGCATTGCTAAGAGGGACTAAGAAAGAAGAAGTTGAAAGAGGACAAGTGTTAGCAAAACCAGGAACAATCACACCACATACAGGATTCAAATCAGAAGTATACGTACTTACAAAAGATGAAGGTGGAAGACATACACCATTCTTTACAGGATACAAACCACAATTTTATTTCAGAACGACTGACATTACAGGAGAAGTAAAACTACCAGAAGGAGTAGAAATGGTAATGCCAGGAGATAACATTGAAATGACAGTGGAATTAATTCACCCAATTGCGATGGAAGAAGGATTGAGATTTGCGATAAGAGAAGGTGGAAGAACAGTAGCTTCAGGAGTAGTTGCAACTATTACTAAATAA
- the rpsJ gene encoding 30S ribosomal protein S10 produces MDKLRIYLQSYDHKLLDQSAKKIAEVAKKNGSQLAGPLPLPTKIKKYTVLRSVHVNKDSREQFEMRIHRRFVEIKNSNQQIVNALASLNLPSGVGVEIKQS; encoded by the coding sequence TTGGATAAATTAAGAATATATCTTCAATCTTACGATCATAAATTGTTAGACCAATCTGCTAAAAAAATTGCAGAAGTAGCTAAAAAGAATGGTTCACAGCTAGCAGGACCACTTCCATTACCTACAAAAATCAAAAAATATACAGTTTTAAGATCTGTTCATGTGAACAAAGATTCAAGAGAACAATTTGAAATGAGAATACATAGAAGATTTGTAGAAATTAAAAATTCTAATCAACAAATCGTCAATGCATTGGCATCATTAAACTTACCATCAGGTGTGGGAGTTGAAATTAAGCAATCGTAA
- the rplC gene encoding 50S ribosomal protein L3, which yields MILGKKVGMTQIFENEQLIPVTVIEAGTNFVTQIKTVEKEGYNAITLAYGDKKEKNTTKPELGIFKKAGITPKRFLREFKVENPQEFSLGQEIKLDVLDGIDFIDITGTSKGKGTAGVMKRHNFGGNRASHGVSRNHRLGGSNAGGAASNSNVPKGKKMAGRLGAEKVTVQNLKVVKFDVENSLLLVKGAVPGPKNGLLIIKKAVKKY from the coding sequence ATGATATTAGGAAAAAAAGTTGGAATGACTCAAATTTTTGAAAACGAACAATTAATTCCAGTTACAGTAATTGAAGCTGGAACAAACTTTGTAACACAAATCAAGACAGTTGAAAAAGAAGGATATAACGCTATAACTTTAGCATATGGAGATAAAAAAGAAAAAAATACAACTAAACCAGAATTAGGAATTTTTAAAAAAGCTGGAATTACTCCAAAAAGATTCTTAAGAGAATTTAAAGTTGAAAATCCACAAGAATTTTCATTGGGACAAGAAATTAAATTGGATGTTTTAGATGGAATTGACTTTATAGACATTACAGGAACTTCAAAAGGTAAAGGGACTGCTGGTGTTATGAAAAGACATAACTTTGGAGGAAACAGAGCGTCTCACGGGGTTTCAAGAAATCACAGACTTGGAGGTTCAAATGCCGGAGGTGCTGCTTCAAACAGTAATGTGCCTAAAGGTAAAAAAATGGCTGGAAGATTAGGAGCTGAAAAAGTTACAGTTCAAAACTTAAAAGTTGTTAAATTTGATGTAGAAAATAGTCTTTTATTAGTAAAAGGTGCGGTTCCAGGACCTAAAAATGGACTTTTAATAATAAAAAAAGCAGTAAAAAAATATTAA
- the rplD gene encoding 50S ribosomal protein L4 yields MPVLNVYKLDGSQAGTVEVNNEIFGIEPNKNVMHEVLVAELAEVRQGSASTKTRAEVRGGGRKPFRQKGTGRARQGSTRAPHMVGGGVAHGPKPRNYAKKINKKVRKLALKSALATKINEGNVIVLDDFSLETPKTKTFINFAKALNFDNAKQLYVVSFDSENFDRDYFVELSTRNIEKVITISTRELNIYWLIKQDKVVLTKEALATIEEVLA; encoded by the coding sequence ATGCCAGTTTTAAACGTATACAAATTAGACGGTTCACAAGCAGGAACTGTGGAAGTAAACAACGAAATATTTGGAATTGAACCAAACAAAAATGTAATGCACGAAGTTTTAGTTGCAGAATTAGCGGAAGTTAGACAAGGATCTGCATCAACAAAAACTAGAGCAGAAGTAAGAGGTGGAGGAAGAAAACCCTTCAGACAAAAAGGAACAGGAAGAGCTAGACAAGGATCAACAAGAGCTCCACATATGGTAGGTGGAGGAGTTGCTCACGGACCAAAACCAAGAAATTACGCTAAAAAAATTAACAAAAAGGTTAGAAAATTAGCTCTAAAATCAGCATTAGCTACAAAAATTAATGAAGGAAATGTAATTGTATTAGATGACTTTAGTTTAGAAACTCCAAAAACTAAAACATTTATAAATTTTGCAAAAGCTTTAAATTTTGATAACGCAAAACAATTATATGTAGTAAGTTTTGATTCTGAAAACTTTGATAGAGATTATTTTGTAGAATTGTCTACTAGAAATATTGAAAAAGTTATTACAATCAGTACGAGAGAATTAAATATCTACTGGTTGATTAAACAAGATAAAGTAGTTCTTACAAAAGAAGCACTAGCAACTATCGAGGAGGTGTTAGCGTAA
- the rplW gene encoding 50S ribosomal protein L23, translating into MHITDIIKKPVINTEKARTLLENNEYVFIVDRRANKIQIKDAVEKLFNVKVKGVNTLNIKPKSERFRMSMYKTPAIKKAIVKLKDGETISAYEE; encoded by the coding sequence ATGCATATTACTGATATAATTAAAAAACCTGTAATTAATACAGAAAAAGCGAGAACTTTATTAGAAAACAACGAATATGTTTTTATCGTGGATAGAAGAGCAAACAAAATTCAAATAAAAGATGCTGTAGAAAAATTATTTAATGTAAAAGTTAAAGGTGTAAATACATTAAACATTAAACCAAAATCTGAAAGATTCAGAATGTCTATGTACAAAACACCAGCTATTAAAAAAGCAATTGTTAAATTAAAAGACGGAGAAACTATTTCAGCTTACGAAGAATAA
- the rplB gene encoding 50S ribosomal protein L2, protein MPIKKLKPITSGTRHMSILVNNELDKVRPEKSLVEPLNSSYGIDNYGHRTGRNRHKGHKRLYRVIDWKRNKIGVPAKVATLEYDPNRTANIALLHYADGEKRYILAPNGLKKGDTVIAGEDVDIKPGNALKLKNLPVGTVIHNVELMPGKGGQLARSAGTAARLIAKEGTYCHVELPSGELRLIHKECMATIGTVGNSEHSLVSLGKAGRNRHLGRKPHVRGSVMNPVDHPHGGGEGRSPIGRKSPVTPWGKPTLGKKTRGKKLSDKFIVRRRKK, encoded by the coding sequence ATGCCAATCAAAAAATTAAAGCCGATAACTAGTGGGACACGGCATATGTCGATATTAGTTAACAATGAATTAGATAAAGTTAGACCTGAAAAATCTTTAGTTGAACCTTTAAATTCTTCATACGGAATTGACAACTATGGACATAGAACGGGTAGAAACAGACATAAAGGACATAAAAGATTATACAGAGTAATCGACTGGAAAAGAAATAAAATTGGAGTGCCTGCAAAAGTTGCAACTCTTGAATATGATCCAAACAGAACTGCAAATATTGCATTATTGCACTATGCAGATGGAGAAAAAAGATATATCTTAGCTCCAAATGGATTAAAAAAAGGTGATACAGTAATAGCTGGAGAAGATGTTGACATAAAGCCAGGAAATGCTTTAAAATTGAAAAATTTACCAGTTGGGACTGTAATTCACAATGTTGAACTAATGCCTGGAAAAGGTGGACAGTTAGCAAGATCTGCAGGAACAGCTGCAAGACTTATTGCAAAAGAAGGAACTTACTGCCACGTAGAATTGCCATCAGGAGAGTTGAGATTAATTCACAAAGAATGTATGGCTACAATTGGAACAGTGGGAAATTCTGAACATTCATTAGTATCATTAGGTAAAGCTGGAAGAAATAGACACTTAGGTAGAAAGCCTCATGTTAGAGGATCGGTAATGAATCCTGTGGATCACCCACATGGAGGAGGAGAAGGTAGATCTCCAATAGGTAGAAAATCACCAGTCACACCTTGGGGTAAACCAACTCTTGGTAAGAAAACTAGAGGTAAAAAACTTAGTGATAAATTTATTGTTAGAAGAAGAAAAAAATAG
- the rpsS gene encoding 30S ribosomal protein S19 yields MARSLKKGPFVDAYLLKKIEALGGKKQVIKTWSRRSTIFPQFIGHTFAVYNGKKHIPVYITEEMVGHKLGEFAPTRTFYGHGKEAKKAKN; encoded by the coding sequence ATGGCTCGTTCATTAAAAAAAGGACCTTTTGTTGATGCGTATTTATTAAAAAAAATAGAAGCATTGGGAGGTAAAAAACAAGTTATTAAGACATGGTCAAGAAGATCAACTATATTCCCTCAATTTATTGGACACACATTTGCTGTGTACAACGGTAAAAAACATATACCTGTATATATAACTGAGGAAATGGTAGGACATAAGTTAGGTGAATTTGCACCAACTAGAACTTTCTATGGACACGGAAAAGAAGCGAAAAAAGCTAAAAATTAA
- the rplV gene encoding 50S ribosomal protein L22 — MAVVAKLKYQRLSPQKARLVADIVRGKNALQALNVLKFTNKKAAKYIEKTLRSAIANAEHNNNMDPDKLFVSKILIDKGPVLKRISPRAMGRADVIRKPTAHITVEVDERQEG; from the coding sequence ATGGCAGTAGTAGCTAAATTAAAATATCAAAGATTGAGTCCTCAAAAAGCAAGATTAGTTGCTGATATAGTAAGAGGGAAAAATGCACTGCAAGCATTAAATGTATTAAAATTTACAAATAAAAAAGCGGCAAAATATATTGAAAAAACTTTAAGATCAGCAATTGCAAATGCTGAACACAATAATAATATGGATCCTGACAAATTGTTTGTTTCAAAAATCTTAATTGATAAAGGACCTGTGTTAAAAAGAATTAGCCCAAGAGCAATGGGAAGAGCAGATGTTATAAGAAAACCAACTGCTCATATAACAGTTGAAGTTGATGAAAGACAAGAAGGATAA
- the rpsC gene encoding 30S ribosomal protein S3, whose product MGQKVDPRGMRLGITRTWDSKWFAEGKEYLNNFHEDLKIKEYIKKNYYHAGISSIQIERTSPTEVGVIVETGKAGILIGRKGQEIETLKIKLEKLTGKKVQIKVQEIKNPNKDAQLVAESIATAIEKRVAYKRAVQQAIQRAEKAGIKGIKVMVSGRLNGAEIARSEWTLSGRVPLHTLRADVDYATATAHTTYGALGLKVWIFNGEVLSTTKEGGEK is encoded by the coding sequence GTGGGACAAAAAGTAGATCCTAGGGGGATGAGATTGGGAATCACAAGAACTTGGGATTCAAAATGGTTCGCTGAAGGAAAAGAATATTTAAATAACTTTCATGAAGATTTAAAAATAAAAGAATATATCAAAAAAAATTATTATCATGCAGGAATTTCTTCTATTCAAATAGAAAGAACATCACCTACTGAAGTAGGAGTTATTGTTGAAACTGGAAAAGCGGGAATTTTAATTGGTAGAAAAGGTCAAGAAATTGAAACTTTAAAAATAAAATTAGAAAAGTTAACTGGTAAAAAAGTACAAATCAAGGTTCAAGAAATTAAAAACCCAAATAAAGATGCACAATTAGTGGCTGAAAGTATTGCGACAGCAATTGAAAAAAGGGTTGCTTATAAAAGAGCGGTTCAACAAGCTATTCAAAGAGCTGAAAAAGCTGGAATTAAAGGAATTAAAGTTATGGTATCCGGAAGATTAAATGGTGCTGAAATTGCAAGAAGTGAATGGACACTTTCAGGAAGAGTACCACTACATACTTTAAGAGCAGATGTTGACTATGCAACAGCGACAGCACATACTACATACGGTGCATTAGGATTGAAAGTATGGATTTTCAATGGAGAAGTTCTTTCTACTACAAAGGAAGGAGGAGAAAAATAA
- the rplP gene encoding 50S ribosomal protein L16, which translates to MLIPKRTKYRKQFRGKMGGVATKGNKVSFGEFGLAAKEFGWVTSRQIEACRITINRTFKREGKIWIRIFPDKPYTKRPEGTRMGKGKGNAEGWVAVVKKDKVMFEVGGVSEETAKEALRKAGHKLPIKVKFVRKEEVGGDK; encoded by the coding sequence ATGTTAATACCTAAAAGAACAAAATATAGAAAACAGTTCAGAGGGAAAATGGGTGGAGTTGCGACTAAAGGAAACAAAGTTAGCTTTGGAGAATTTGGACTTGCAGCAAAAGAATTTGGTTGGGTTACTTCAAGACAGATAGAAGCTTGTAGAATTACAATCAACAGAACATTTAAAAGAGAAGGTAAAATTTGGATCAGAATATTTCCTGACAAACCTTATACAAAAAGACCTGAAGGAACAAGAATGGGTAAAGGTAAAGGTAATGCAGAAGGTTGGGTAGCAGTAGTAAAAAAAGATAAAGTAATGTTTGAAGTTGGCGGAGTATCGGAAGAAACAGCCAAGGAAGCATTAAGAAAAGCTGGACATAAACTACCTATAAAAGTTAAATTTGTGAGAAAAGAAGAAGTAGGTGGTGATAAGTAA
- the rpmC gene encoding 50S ribosomal protein L29: MTIKEIRELSLEELETKVNELKQELFNLKFQKTLGQLQNTAKIKDVKRTIARLKTVVTEKTVK; this comes from the coding sequence ATGACAATCAAAGAAATTAGAGAATTATCATTAGAAGAATTGGAAACTAAAGTAAATGAATTGAAACAAGAATTATTTAATTTAAAATTTCAAAAAACTCTTGGACAATTACAAAACACTGCTAAAATAAAAGATGTTAAAAGAACAATAGCAAGATTAAAAACTGTTGTGACTGAAAAAACTGTTAAATAG
- the rpsQ gene encoding 30S ribosomal protein S17 produces the protein MEGKRNERKVREGIVVSDKMDKTVVVLEETMRLHKIYKKRVKTSKKYKAHDEKNECGVGDRVQIMETRPLSKDKRWRVVTILEKAK, from the coding sequence GTGGAAGGTAAGAGAAACGAAAGAAAAGTAAGAGAAGGAATTGTTGTTTCTGATAAAATGGATAAAACAGTAGTTGTTTTAGAAGAAACAATGAGATTACACAAAATTTATAAAAAAAGAGTGAAAACTTCTAAAAAATATAAAGCACATGATGAAAAAAATGAATGTGGTGTAGGGGATAGAGTTCAGATTATGGAAACTAGACCATTAAGTAAAGATAAAAGATGGAGAGTTGTTACTATTTTAGAAAAAGCTAAATAA
- the rplN gene encoding 50S ribosomal protein L14, which produces MVQQQTILNVADNTGAKKIMIIRVLGGSRRRFGKIGDIVVATVKEAIPNGNVKKGEVVKAVIVRTKKELKRADGSYIKFDDNAAVILNTALELRGTRIFGPVARELRAKNFMKIVSLAPEVL; this is translated from the coding sequence ATGGTTCAACAACAAACAATACTTAATGTTGCTGATAATACTGGAGCTAAAAAGATTATGATTATCAGAGTATTAGGTGGTTCAAGAAGAAGATTCGGTAAAATTGGTGATATCGTAGTAGCAACAGTTAAAGAAGCTATCCCTAATGGAAATGTTAAAAAAGGGGAAGTCGTAAAAGCTGTAATCGTTAGAACAAAAAAAGAATTAAAAAGAGCAGATGGTTCTTATATAAAATTTGATGATAATGCTGCTGTTATTTTAAATACTGCCTTAGAGTTGAGAGGGACGAGAATTTTCGGACCTGTTGCAAGAGAATTAAGAGCTAAAAACTTTATGAAAATTGTTTCGTTAGCACCAGAAGTACTATAA
- the rplX gene encoding 50S ribosomal protein L24, with product MAKPKVKSVPKKLHVKTGDTVVVISGRSKDLPRSEKSAQTGDKGKIGKILKVFPKTGKIIVEGVNIQKRHVKPNATNPQGEVVEREMPIFASKVMLWDESAKKPTRTRKEFRDGKKVRVSVVSGNEI from the coding sequence GTGGCAAAACCAAAAGTAAAATCAGTACCTAAAAAATTACATGTTAAAACTGGAGATACAGTTGTTGTAATTAGCGGAAGATCTAAAGATTTACCTAGAAGTGAAAAAAGCGCTCAAACTGGAGATAAAGGAAAAATAGGAAAAATATTAAAAGTATTCCCTAAAACTGGAAAAATTATTGTTGAAGGTGTAAATATTCAAAAAAGACACGTTAAACCTAATGCAACGAACCCACAAGGCGAAGTTGTCGAAAGAGAAATGCCAATTTTTGCTTCTAAAGTTATGCTTTGGGACGAAAGTGCAAAAAAACCAACTAGAACTAGAAAAGAATTTAGAGACGGAAAAAAAGTGAGAGTATCAGTGGTATCTGGTAACGAAATATAA
- the rplE gene encoding 50S ribosomal protein L5 — MSEKYIPRLQKLYKEEIISSLMKELNLKNIMQVPKLDKIIVNMGIGEAVSNPKLIDAALNELKLITGQQPVPRTAKKSEAGFKLREGQKIGVKVTLRKEKMYEFLDRLISVTLPRVRDFEGVSPKGFDGRGNYTLGLREQIVFPEIEIDKVDKIFGLGVTIVSTAKTDEEGRALLKAFGMPFAR, encoded by the coding sequence ATGTCTGAAAAATATATACCAAGATTGCAAAAATTATATAAAGAAGAAATTATCTCTTCTTTGATGAAAGAATTAAATTTGAAAAATATTATGCAAGTTCCAAAACTTGACAAAATTATCGTAAATATGGGGATTGGTGAAGCAGTAAGCAATCCTAAGTTAATAGATGCAGCATTAAATGAATTAAAACTGATTACAGGACAACAGCCTGTTCCAAGAACTGCTAAAAAATCAGAAGCTGGATTTAAATTGAGAGAAGGACAAAAAATTGGAGTAAAAGTAACATTGAGAAAAGAAAAAATGTACGAATTTTTAGATAGATTAATCAGTGTTACTTTACCAAGAGTGAGAGATTTTGAAGGTGTTTCTCCAAAAGGATTTGATGGAAGAGGAAACTATACATTGGGATTAAGAGAACAAATCGTATTCCCTGAAATTGAAATTGATAAAGTGGACAAAATTTTCGGATTGGGAGTTACAATCGTATCCACTGCTAAGACAGACGAAGAAGGAAGAGCATTATTAAAAGCATTTGGAATGCCATTTGCAAGATAA
- the rpsN gene encoding 30S ribosomal protein S14, with product MAKKAMVERNLKRARTVEKYAAKRAELKARAKKGDREAVLELSKLPRNASPTRVRNRCQINGRPRGYMREFGISRVMFRQLAGEGVIPGVKKSSW from the coding sequence ATGGCTAAAAAAGCGATGGTTGAAAGAAACTTAAAAAGAGCAAGAACAGTTGAAAAATATGCAGCTAAAAGAGCTGAATTAAAAGCAAGAGCTAAAAAAGGTGATAGAGAAGCAGTTTTGGAATTATCTAAATTGCCTAGAAACGCTTCGCCTACAAGAGTTAGAAACAGATGTCAAATTAATGGTAGACCAAGAGGTTACATGAGAGAGTTTGGAATATCAAGAGTTATGTTTAGACAATTAGCAGGAGAAGGAGTTATTCCAGGAGTTAAAAAATCAAGTTGGTAA
- the rpsH gene encoding 30S ribosomal protein S8 translates to MYLTDPIADMLTRVRNGQMAKHSQVAVPFSKIKESMASILKNEGYIAGYEIKEEGAIKNIVVSLKYVDGEAVIKGLKRISKPGRRVYTSVENLPKVLGGLGIAIVSTPKGVIIDKECRKHNVGGEVLCYVW, encoded by the coding sequence ATGTATTTAACAGATCCTATTGCTGATATGCTTACTAGAGTTAGAAATGGTCAAATGGCTAAACATTCACAAGTAGCAGTTCCATTTTCTAAAATTAAGGAGAGTATGGCTAGTATATTAAAAAATGAAGGATACATAGCAGGTTATGAAATAAAAGAAGAAGGAGCTATAAAAAATATAGTTGTATCTTTAAAATATGTAGATGGAGAAGCTGTAATAAAAGGTTTAAAAAGAATATCTAAACCTGGAAGAAGAGTATACACATCTGTTGAAAATTTACCTAAAGTATTAGGTGGGTTAGGAATTGCCATTGTCTCAACGCCAAAAGGTGTTATTATAGACAAAGAATGCAGAAAGCATAATGTTGGTGGAGAAGTTCTTTGCTACGTGTGGTAA
- the rplF gene encoding 50S ribosomal protein L6, protein MSRIGNKPITIPAGVEVKQDGNKFTVKGPKGQLEREFSSEIKVKIDGNEIKFERSSNLPNIRALHGTTRANLNNMIVGVSEGFSKGLELVGVGYRVQTSGKGLTLALGYSHPVEIEAVKGITFKVEGNTKILVEGIDKQLVGQVAANIRAKRPPEPYKGKGVKYADEVIRRKEGKKG, encoded by the coding sequence ATGTCAAGAATAGGTAACAAACCTATAACTATACCAGCTGGTGTAGAAGTTAAACAAGATGGTAATAAATTTACTGTAAAAGGACCTAAAGGACAACTTGAAAGAGAATTTTCCAGTGAAATAAAAGTAAAAATAGACGGTAATGAAATTAAATTTGAAAGATCAAGTAATTTACCAAATATTAGAGCACTTCACGGAACTACAAGAGCTAATTTAAACAATATGATTGTTGGTGTAAGTGAAGGATTTTCTAAAGGATTGGAATTGGTAGGGGTTGGATACAGAGTACAAACTAGTGGAAAAGGATTAACTTTAGCATTAGGATATTCTCATCCAGTTGAAATTGAAGCTGTAAAAGGTATTACTTTCAAAGTGGAAGGAAATACAAAAATTTTGGTAGAGGGAATTGATAAACAACTTGTCGGACAAGTTGCTGCAAATATAAGGGCAAAAAGACCACCTGAACCTTACAAAGGAAAAGGGGTTAAATATGCTGATGAAGTAATTAGAAGAAAAGAAGGTAAAAAAGGATAG
- the rplR gene encoding 50S ribosomal protein L18, with protein sequence MIKKLDRNKLRQKKHKSIRKKIAGTAQRPRLSVYRSSKNIFVQIIDDVTGNTLVSASTIEKGAKIENGSNIEAAKKVGESIAKKALDKGITTVVFDRSGYIYTGRVKALADAAREAGLQF encoded by the coding sequence GTGATTAAAAAGCTTGATAGAAATAAATTAAGACAGAAAAAACATAAAAGTATTAGAAAAAAAATCGCAGGAACTGCACAAAGACCTAGACTTTCTGTGTATAGAAGTTCAAAAAATATTTTTGTTCAAATAATTGACGATGTGACTGGAAATACTTTAGTTTCTGCATCAACAATTGAAAAAGGTGCCAAAATTGAAAATGGTTCTAACATTGAAGCAGCAAAAAAAGTCGGAGAATCAATTGCTAAAAAAGCGTTGGATAAAGGAATAACAACTGTTGTATTTGATAGATCGGGATACATTTACACAGGAAGAGTTAAAGCATTGGCAGATGCTGCAAGAGAAGCAGGATTACAATTCTAA
- the rpsE gene encoding 30S ribosomal protein S5, which yields MARERENRDSRDNKDNEFNEKLLRISRVSKTVKGGRRISFSVLAAVGDKKGRVGIGLGKANGVPDAIKKAIASAKKNLVNVSLKGGTLPHEQIGKFNATSVLLKPASKGTGVIAGSAARELLELAGVTDVLTKIRGSKNKDNVARATLEGLKQLRSIEEVARLRGKSVEEILG from the coding sequence TTGGCAAGAGAGAGAGAGAATAGAGATTCAAGAGATAATAAAGACAATGAATTCAATGAAAAATTGTTAAGAATAAGCAGAGTATCAAAAACTGTTAAAGGTGGAAGAAGAATATCATTTTCAGTATTGGCAGCAGTTGGTGATAAAAAAGGTAGAGTAGGTATTGGACTTGGAAAAGCAAATGGTGTACCTGATGCAATAAAGAAAGCGATTGCAAGTGCTAAGAAAAATTTAGTAAATGTATCATTAAAAGGTGGAACTTTACCACATGAACAAATCGGTAAATTTAATGCGACATCTGTATTATTAAAACCAGCTTCTAAAGGAACTGGAGTTATCGCAGGTTCTGCCGCAAGAGAATTATTAGAATTAGCAGGAGTGACAGACGTACTTACAAAAATTAGAGGTTCAAAAAACAAAGATAACGTTGCAAGAGCAACATTAGAAGGTCTTAAACAACTACGTTCTATTGAAGAAGTAGCAAGACTTAGAGGAAAATCAGTTGAAGAAATTTTAGGATAA
- the rpmD gene encoding 50S ribosomal protein L30, which yields MSKIKVTLVKGINGRKPNHVATVKSLGLRKISQSAVHNKTADIEGKIKLVSYLLKVEEV from the coding sequence ATGTCTAAAATAAAAGTAACACTTGTTAAAGGAATTAATGGAAGAAAGCCTAATCATGTTGCGACTGTTAAATCACTAGGATTAAGAAAAATCAGTCAAAGCGCAGTTCACAATAAAACTGCTGATATAGAAGGAAAAATAAAATTAGTTTCTTATTTACTTAAAGTAGAGGAGGTTTAA